Proteins encoded in a region of the Flavobacterium sp. MDT1-60 genome:
- a CDS encoding helix-turn-helix domain-containing protein, with product MKYSVYENIRKIRELKNLTREFVAAELKMSPSGYGKIERGDVDLTVSKLIEISKVLDVSIEFIFKFDVSIFFNEMAK from the coding sequence ATGAAATATAGTGTGTATGAAAATATCAGAAAAATAAGAGAATTAAAAAACTTAACCAGAGAGTTTGTCGCGGCTGAATTAAAAATGAGCCCTAGTGGCTATGGTAAAATTGAAAGAGGAGATGTCGATTTAACTGTTTCTAAATTAATTGAAATTTCAAAAGTTTTAGATGTTTCAATTGAGTTCATATTTAAATTTGATGTTTCAATTTTTTTTAACGAAATGGCAAAATAA
- a CDS encoding helix-turn-helix transcriptional regulator — protein sequence MENYYLKIKKYRIENNHTSEYIAIQMEMSLKKYESIEKGMVDLKLSKLDKLVKILGIKKSEIFKLET from the coding sequence ATGGAAAATTACTATTTAAAAATCAAAAAGTATCGGATAGAAAATAATCATACTTCTGAATATATAGCTATTCAAATGGAAATGAGTTTGAAAAAATATGAGAGTATTGAGAAAGGAATGGTCGATCTCAAATTATCAAAACTGGATAAGTTAGTCAAGATTTTAGGAATCAAAAAAAGCGAAATTTTCAAATTAGAGACTTAA
- a CDS encoding UpxY family transcription antiterminator, with protein sequence MKWYVVYTKPKWEKRAAEQLTKFNINCYCPLIKKTTQRSDRKIKVESPLFDHYIFVQLAEKDRNLVFNSPGVVRYLFWLGKHAVVKDQEIETIKEWLKSGDTAKEISVMQYQIGDKIHLNSGPFCDHNAVVKDITKTHYVLILESLGYVLKVKK encoded by the coding sequence ATGAAATGGTATGTAGTATACACTAAACCCAAATGGGAAAAAAGAGCCGCAGAACAATTAACTAAGTTTAATATAAATTGTTATTGCCCATTGATAAAAAAAACCACACAAAGATCTGATAGAAAAATAAAGGTCGAATCCCCATTATTTGATCATTATATATTTGTACAATTGGCAGAAAAAGATAGAAACTTGGTTTTTAATTCACCTGGTGTAGTAAGGTATTTATTTTGGCTAGGCAAACATGCTGTTGTAAAAGATCAGGAAATTGAGACTATAAAAGAATGGCTTAAAAGTGGAGATACTGCGAAAGAAATATCGGTTATGCAGTATCAAATTGGAGATAAAATACATTTGAATTCCGGTCCATTTTGTGATCATAATGCTGTTGTCAAGGACATCACAAAAACGCATTATGTATTAATTCTGGAATCTTTGGGATATGTTTTAAAAGTAAAAAAGTAA
- a CDS encoding adenylyltransferase/cytidyltransferase family protein → MKIGITFSAFDLLHAGHVKMLEEAKLHCDYLIVGLQTDPTLDRPTKNKPTQTVVERYIQLKACKFVDEIVPYATEQDLEDILKAFTINVRILGDEYKERDFTGRSYCEEKGIELYFNIRDHRFSSTNLRHEVYQKEILTNSNGN, encoded by the coding sequence ATGAAAATTGGAATAACTTTTAGTGCTTTTGATTTGTTACATGCAGGGCACGTTAAAATGCTTGAAGAAGCAAAACTACATTGCGATTATTTAATTGTTGGCTTACAGACTGATCCAACCTTGGATCGCCCAACAAAAAATAAACCAACCCAAACTGTTGTCGAACGTTACATACAATTAAAAGCATGTAAGTTTGTTGACGAAATTGTTCCTTATGCCACCGAACAGGATTTAGAAGATATTTTGAAGGCCTTTACTATTAATGTACGCATTTTAGGAGATGAATATAAAGAGAGAGATTTTACTGGCAGAAGTTATTGTGAAGAAAAAGGAATTGAGTTGTACTTTAATATAAGAGATCATCGTTTTTCAAGTACCAATTTGCGCCATGAAGTGTATCAAAAAGAAATTTTAACAAACAGTAATGGCAATTAG
- a CDS encoding mannose-1-phosphate guanylyltransferase has protein sequence MAISTFTHVILTGGIGSRLWPLSRKTLPKQYLELFDGESLFEKTVNRNQITSNKTIVVGNIENYKMSNAIMSKLIKSFTHIVEAVPRNTAAAIAFAAFASKPEDILLITPSDHIIEGSELYDIALQKAIVLANQDYLVTFGIKPTKPETGYGYIEFENENVIAFHEKPDFETAAVYLENGNYFWNSGLFCFKAEKFLTELEKQEPEVYWASKAVWEVNQNGFLNYELSLNIPSISIDYAVMERSKDIKVVPAHFEWSDLGSFESVYDYLVQKGHPIDENRNIAIGTSLHTTFIGVKNCILIYTADALMVLQKENSQEVKQVYQHLESIASPLL, from the coding sequence ATGGCAATTAGCACTTTTACTCATGTAATTCTAACAGGCGGGATTGGCAGCAGATTATGGCCTCTATCCAGAAAAACACTTCCTAAGCAATATCTGGAGCTTTTTGACGGAGAGTCACTTTTTGAAAAAACAGTGAACCGTAATCAAATTACTTCCAATAAAACGATAGTGGTTGGCAATATAGAAAATTACAAAATGAGTAATGCTATTATGTCTAAACTCATTAAGTCTTTTACTCATATTGTGGAAGCTGTACCTCGCAATACGGCCGCAGCAATTGCATTTGCTGCATTTGCATCAAAACCGGAAGATATTTTACTGATTACACCATCAGATCATATTATAGAAGGTAGCGAGTTATATGACATTGCTTTGCAAAAAGCAATTGTATTGGCTAATCAGGATTATCTGGTTACGTTTGGTATAAAACCTACTAAACCGGAAACGGGTTATGGTTATATTGAATTCGAGAATGAAAATGTAATTGCATTTCATGAAAAACCAGATTTCGAAACGGCAGCAGTTTATCTTGAAAACGGAAATTATTTCTGGAACAGCGGACTTTTTTGTTTTAAAGCAGAAAAGTTTTTAACAGAACTTGAAAAGCAGGAACCTGAAGTTTATTGGGCCTCAAAAGCAGTTTGGGAAGTAAATCAAAACGGCTTTCTGAATTATGAATTGTCTCTAAACATTCCTTCCATAAGTATTGATTATGCAGTTATGGAACGAAGCAAAGACATTAAAGTAGTTCCGGCTCATTTTGAATGGTCTGATCTCGGTTCGTTCGAATCGGTTTATGATTATCTAGTGCAAAAAGGGCATCCAATTGACGAAAACAGGAATATTGCCATAGGAACTTCCCTACATACTACTTTTATTGGTGTTAAAAATTGTATTTTAATTTACACCGCAGATGCCTTAATGGTTCTGCAAAAAGAAAATTCTCAAGAGGTAAAACAAGTTTACCAACATTTAGAATCTATTGCTTCGCCATTATTATAA
- a CDS encoding GDP-L-fucose synthase, which produces MINKNAAIYIAGHHGMVGSAIWRTLHAKGYHNLIGASSIELDLREQEDVRDFLRKIKPDVIIDAAAKVGGIMANNDFPYQFLMENMQIQNNLIGEAHKLGVNKFIFLGSSCIYPKLALQPLKEEYLLTGSLETTNEWYALAKITGVKLCQAIRKQFKKDFVSLMPTNLYGTHDNFDLNSSHVLPAMIRKFHEGKENNNASVILWGTGKPMREFLFVDDMAEAVVFALENELPGHLYNVGSGEDITIKELAATIQKIVGYTGQIIWDDKKPDGTPRKLLDVSKMHKIGWKHQVNLEQGIQKTYNWFLENIENYKEKIY; this is translated from the coding sequence ATGATCAACAAAAATGCTGCAATATATATTGCGGGACACCACGGAATGGTCGGAAGTGCCATTTGGAGAACCTTACATGCAAAAGGTTACCATAATCTTATAGGAGCTTCAAGCATAGAATTGGATTTAAGAGAACAAGAAGATGTCCGGGACTTTCTTCGAAAAATAAAACCTGATGTTATTATAGATGCTGCGGCAAAAGTAGGAGGAATTATGGCGAATAATGATTTTCCGTATCAATTTTTGATGGAAAACATGCAAATTCAAAATAACCTTATTGGTGAAGCTCATAAGTTGGGTGTAAACAAGTTTATCTTTTTAGGTAGTTCGTGTATTTATCCAAAATTAGCATTACAGCCTTTAAAAGAAGAGTATTTGTTAACAGGTTCGTTAGAAACTACAAACGAGTGGTATGCTTTAGCAAAAATTACTGGTGTAAAATTATGCCAGGCTATACGCAAGCAATTCAAAAAAGATTTTGTGAGTTTAATGCCAACAAATTTATACGGCACTCATGACAATTTTGATTTGAACAGTTCTCACGTTTTGCCGGCGATGATTCGTAAATTTCATGAAGGTAAAGAAAATAATAACGCTTCAGTTATACTTTGGGGAACAGGTAAACCAATGCGGGAATTTCTTTTTGTAGATGATATGGCAGAAGCAGTAGTTTTTGCTTTAGAAAATGAACTTCCAGGGCATTTGTATAATGTGGGAAGCGGAGAAGATATTACTATTAAAGAATTAGCTGCCACAATACAAAAAATTGTAGGCTATACCGGACAGATTATTTGGGACGACAAAAAACCGGATGGGACACCAAGAAAATTGCTGGATGTTTCTAAAATGCATAAGATCGGTTGGAAACATCAGGTCAATCTGGAACAAGGAATACAAAAGACCTACAATTGGTTTTTGGAAAACATTGAAAATTACAAAGAAAAGATCTATTAA
- the gmd gene encoding GDP-mannose 4,6-dehydratase: protein MNPLKKIAFITGVTGQDGAYLSEFLLEKGYIVHGLKRRTSLFNTDRIDHLYQDPYIENRNFILHYGDMTDSTNLTRLIQQIQPDEIYNLAAMSHVAVSFETPEYTGNADGLGTLRLLDAIRLLGLEKKTRIYQASTSELYGKVQEVPQTEKTSFYPRSPYAVAKMYAYWITVNYREAYGMYACNGILFNHESPIRGETFVTRKITRATSRIVLGLQEKLYLGNLDAKRDWGHAKDYVRMMWMILQAEEPEDWVIATGITTTVREFVRMSFAEVGIELEFKGEGIEEKGFVKYCGNPDYQIVIGTEVLAVDPNYFRPTEVDLLIGDATKAKTKLGWECQYDLAALVKEMMESDLKLMAKEQHLKEYGYSILNYFE, encoded by the coding sequence ATGAATCCATTAAAAAAAATAGCTTTTATTACGGGTGTTACAGGACAGGACGGAGCCTATTTAAGTGAGTTTTTACTAGAAAAAGGCTATATAGTACACGGTTTAAAAAGACGTACTTCTTTATTTAATACAGATCGTATTGATCATTTATATCAAGATCCATATATAGAAAACAGGAATTTCATTTTACATTATGGTGATATGACTGATAGCACAAATTTGACTCGTTTAATTCAACAAATTCAGCCTGATGAGATTTATAATCTGGCAGCCATGAGTCATGTAGCAGTTTCATTTGAAACTCCGGAATATACAGGAAATGCAGATGGATTAGGAACCTTGCGCCTTTTAGATGCAATTCGTTTGCTGGGGTTGGAAAAAAAGACACGAATTTATCAGGCATCTACTTCAGAGTTGTATGGTAAAGTGCAGGAAGTACCTCAAACCGAAAAAACATCTTTTTATCCGCGTTCGCCTTATGCCGTAGCAAAAATGTACGCCTATTGGATTACAGTAAATTATAGAGAAGCTTACGGAATGTATGCCTGTAACGGAATCTTGTTTAATCATGAATCACCTATTCGCGGAGAAACTTTTGTAACGCGTAAAATTACAAGAGCGACCTCAAGAATAGTTTTGGGATTGCAGGAAAAATTATACTTAGGAAATCTGGATGCCAAACGCGATTGGGGTCATGCTAAAGATTATGTGCGAATGATGTGGATGATTTTACAAGCTGAAGAACCTGAAGATTGGGTAATTGCAACAGGAATAACTACTACAGTTCGTGAATTTGTTCGTATGAGTTTTGCCGAAGTGGGTATTGAATTAGAATTTAAAGGTGAAGGTATAGAAGAAAAAGGCTTTGTAAAATATTGCGGCAACCCGGATTATCAGATTGTAATTGGTACAGAAGTATTGGCTGTCGATCCAAATTATTTTAGACCTACAGAAGTAGATTTACTAATAGGAGATGCCACAAAAGCCAAAACTAAACTAGGTTGGGAATGCCAATACGACTTAGCTGCATTGGTAAAAGAAATGATGGAATCTGATTTAAAACTGATGGCTAAAGAACAGCATTTAAAGGAATATGGTTATAGTATCTTAAATTATTTCGAGTAG
- a CDS encoding nucleotide sugar dehydrogenase, translating into MKIKNICCLGAGYVGGPTMSVIALKCPEIKVTVVDLNEARILAWNDEDLDKLPVYEPGLAEVVREARGRNLFFSTEVDSAIETADIIFIAVNTPTKTYGEGKGMAADLKFVELCARQIARIAKTDKIIVEKSTLPVRTAETLKTILDRTGNGVKFEVLSNPEFLAEGTAIDDLLNADRVLIGGKQTESGLKAIQSLVDIYTHWLSPKQILTTNVWSSELSKLTANAFLAQRISSINALSALCEVTEADVDEVANAIGTDTRIGSKFLKASVGFGGSCFQKDILNLVYLCRYFNLPEVANYWEQIIILNDYQKYRFAKNIINTLFNTVSGKKITFLGWAFKKNTNDTRESAAIYVAEHLIEDGAEIHIYDPKVSEEKIKADMRYLLELKGLTEQKIESKIKQIFVYKTVMDALDQAHAVAVLTEWDEFKTYDWATIYTRMYKPAFVFDGRNILDVEKLKTIGFQIKGIGKG; encoded by the coding sequence ATGAAAATCAAAAATATTTGCTGTTTAGGTGCCGGTTATGTTGGTGGTCCAACAATGTCTGTTATCGCATTAAAATGTCCGGAAATTAAAGTAACTGTTGTAGACTTAAACGAAGCTCGCATTCTGGCATGGAATGACGAAGATTTGGATAAGTTACCTGTTTATGAACCTGGACTTGCAGAAGTAGTTCGTGAGGCAAGAGGTCGTAACTTGTTTTTTTCAACCGAAGTAGACAGTGCCATTGAAACTGCAGATATAATTTTTATAGCAGTAAATACTCCCACGAAAACGTATGGAGAAGGCAAAGGGATGGCGGCAGATTTAAAATTTGTTGAGCTTTGTGCCAGACAAATAGCCCGAATAGCCAAAACGGATAAAATAATAGTCGAAAAATCAACTCTTCCAGTCCGGACAGCTGAAACATTGAAGACTATTTTAGATCGTACAGGCAACGGTGTCAAATTTGAAGTGCTTTCAAATCCGGAGTTTTTAGCGGAAGGAACAGCTATTGATGATTTACTTAATGCCGACAGGGTTTTAATTGGAGGAAAACAAACAGAGAGTGGTCTAAAGGCAATTCAGTCTTTGGTTGATATTTACACACACTGGTTGTCACCAAAACAAATTTTAACCACCAATGTATGGTCTTCAGAATTATCAAAATTAACAGCCAATGCATTTTTAGCGCAAAGAATTTCCTCGATTAATGCATTATCTGCTTTATGTGAAGTAACTGAAGCAGATGTCGATGAAGTTGCCAATGCCATAGGAACTGATACTCGAATTGGATCAAAGTTTCTTAAAGCTTCAGTAGGATTTGGGGGATCTTGTTTTCAAAAAGATATTCTAAACTTAGTCTATTTATGCCGCTATTTTAATTTGCCTGAAGTGGCTAATTATTGGGAGCAGATTATTATCCTGAACGATTATCAGAAATATCGTTTTGCAAAGAATATTATCAACACTCTTTTTAATACAGTGAGTGGAAAGAAAATAACTTTTTTAGGTTGGGCATTTAAAAAAAACACCAATGATACCAGAGAGTCAGCTGCTATTTATGTAGCAGAACATCTCATTGAAGATGGCGCAGAAATTCACATATATGACCCCAAAGTTTCTGAAGAAAAAATTAAAGCCGATATGCGTTATTTATTGGAATTAAAGGGACTCACAGAACAGAAAATTGAATCAAAAATAAAACAAATTTTTGTTTACAAAACGGTAATGGATGCTCTCGATCAAGCTCATGCGGTTGCAGTGTTGACTGAATGGGATGAATTTAAAACTTACGATTGGGCAACTATTTATACCAGAATGTACAAGCCCGCTTTTGTATTTGATGGCCGTAATATTCTGGATGTAGAAAAATTAAAAACAATTGGTTTTCAGATTAAGGGAATTGGAAAAGGCTAA
- a CDS encoding lipopolysaccharide biosynthesis protein, which yields MKNILIKFKQHPKYDTVINWGKLLSITGSAQIIIQTLGFASGILIIRLLTVQEYAFYTLANTMLGMMAVLADGGIVPGVMTQGGKVWKNKKKMGAVLATGLDLRRKFAIASLLVSVPILFYLLRHNGASWIMALLIATALIPAFYATLSDSLLEIIPKLNQTIVPLQRNQIEVGVARLFLSGLTMFIFPWAFVAVLTAGIPRIWGNVGLRKIVYTMADKDQKPDEEVRKEILSLVKRILPTSIYYCFSGQITIWLVSIFGNTHSLAQLGALSKVSVMLSIFNVIIATLIIPHFAKLVSNKYLLFNRFLQIMGLLLVLVSVIIFIVYLFPTPILWLLGDTYKSLQFELLLSIISSCIGLLGGVVFNLYTSRGWAMSPIVSILINLFSIVFFARLLDLSNLKGVLFFNIALGIVSLLQTILFCTYNIFLVKNNDNQLSH from the coding sequence TTGAAAAATATTTTGATAAAGTTCAAACAGCATCCTAAGTATGATACAGTCATAAACTGGGGAAAATTGCTTTCGATTACCGGAAGTGCTCAAATTATTATACAGACTTTAGGATTTGCTTCGGGTATTTTAATAATCCGTTTGTTAACTGTTCAGGAATATGCTTTTTACACCCTGGCTAACACAATGTTGGGGATGATGGCAGTACTTGCTGACGGAGGTATCGTTCCGGGAGTAATGACTCAAGGGGGAAAAGTATGGAAAAATAAAAAAAAAATGGGCGCCGTTTTAGCAACAGGCTTAGATTTAAGAAGAAAATTTGCAATTGCAAGTTTGTTAGTCTCTGTACCTATTCTATTTTATCTTTTACGGCATAATGGGGCTAGTTGGATTATGGCATTACTTATAGCAACAGCATTAATTCCGGCCTTTTACGCGACTTTATCAGATTCTTTATTGGAGATTATTCCTAAATTGAATCAGACCATTGTACCATTACAACGAAATCAAATAGAAGTAGGAGTTGCAAGATTATTTTTGTCGGGTCTGACTATGTTTATTTTTCCCTGGGCTTTTGTAGCTGTACTAACTGCAGGTATCCCCCGTATATGGGGAAATGTTGGATTAAGGAAAATAGTTTATACCATGGCTGACAAAGATCAAAAGCCTGATGAAGAAGTTAGAAAGGAAATATTAAGTTTAGTTAAACGTATATTACCAACCTCTATTTATTATTGTTTTTCAGGGCAAATTACAATTTGGTTAGTTTCTATTTTTGGTAATACACATTCTTTGGCCCAATTAGGAGCTTTAAGTAAAGTGAGTGTTATGTTGTCCATTTTTAATGTAATAATTGCAACATTAATTATTCCTCACTTTGCTAAATTGGTCTCAAATAAATATCTATTGTTTAACCGTTTCCTGCAAATAATGGGACTTTTACTTGTTTTAGTAAGTGTTATTATTTTTATAGTTTATTTATTTCCCACTCCAATTCTATGGTTACTTGGAGACACTTATAAAAGTTTACAGTTTGAACTATTATTAAGTATAATTAGTAGCTGCATTGGATTATTAGGAGGAGTAGTCTTTAACTTATATACTTCAAGAGGTTGGGCTATGTCGCCAATAGTCTCAATTTTGATTAATTTGTTCTCGATTGTTTTTTTTGCCAGACTACTGGATTTAAGTAATTTAAAAGGTGTTTTGTTTTTTAATATAGCATTAGGAATAGTTTCATTGTTGCAAACAATTTTGTTTTGTACCTATAATATTTTTCTTGTAAAAAATAATGATAATCAATTAAGCCATTAA
- a CDS encoding glycosyltransferase: MEILFICGSAEIGNDGVGDYTRRLCGKLIRSGHEAQILSLCDHQSISFISETQMTEGTEVLVHRIPISTPNNQRLIWLQSVLKTFEPDWISLQYVPHSFNPKGLPFWLPSYLKKIKGNHKWHIMFHELWLGIDVESSIKHKCIGRLQQLIAKKIIHNTKTHYVNTQNKLYQFFLQSHNINAEILPICGNIPLTAVKKKPIEFAQFVLFGTIHNGAPFEDFIVDLMSTSNKFDKPIKFVFIGKNGPELTSYISILDNYKISYEVLGIQSENVISQVLRDSDFGISTTPYYQSEKSGVYAAYREHQLNTICVSREWTPIKGQYVIPQIIRYEKNNLNIIPIDIEVSDTQNMASQFINSIFVL, encoded by the coding sequence ATGGAAATTCTCTTTATTTGCGGCTCAGCCGAAATTGGTAATGATGGTGTTGGCGATTACACTCGTCGCTTATGCGGAAAACTTATAAGATCTGGTCATGAAGCTCAAATTTTATCTTTATGTGATCATCAGTCCATTTCATTTATTAGTGAAACTCAAATGACAGAAGGAACAGAAGTACTGGTACATAGAATACCCATTTCAACTCCCAATAATCAACGCTTAATTTGGTTGCAAAGTGTTTTGAAAACTTTTGAACCCGATTGGATTTCCTTACAATATGTTCCTCATAGTTTCAACCCAAAAGGATTGCCTTTCTGGCTGCCTTCTTACTTAAAAAAAATAAAGGGAAATCATAAATGGCATATTATGTTTCATGAATTATGGTTAGGGATTGATGTGGAATCTTCTATTAAACACAAATGTATTGGTCGATTGCAACAATTGATAGCTAAAAAGATAATTCATAATACTAAAACACATTATGTAAATACTCAAAATAAATTATATCAATTCTTTCTTCAATCTCATAATATTAATGCAGAAATTTTGCCAATCTGTGGTAATATACCTCTGACAGCAGTAAAAAAAAAACCGATAGAATTTGCGCAGTTTGTTTTATTTGGAACAATTCATAATGGAGCTCCTTTTGAAGATTTTATCGTTGATTTAATGAGCACTTCCAACAAGTTTGACAAACCAATAAAATTTGTTTTTATTGGTAAAAACGGCCCGGAACTTACAAGTTATATCTCTATATTGGATAATTATAAAATAAGTTATGAGGTTTTAGGCATACAATCTGAAAATGTAATATCACAAGTACTTCGGGATAGTGATTTTGGAATATCTACAACACCCTATTATCAGAGCGAAAAAAGTGGAGTTTATGCGGCGTATCGAGAGCATCAGCTTAATACGATTTGTGTTTCCCGCGAATGGACCCCAATAAAGGGACAATATGTTATCCCTCAAATTATTAGATATGAAAAAAATAATTTGAATATAATTCCGATAGATATTGAAGTTTCTGATACGCAAAATATGGCCAGCCAGTTTATTAATTCAATTTTCGTATTATGA
- a CDS encoding glycosyltransferase family 4 protein, with amino-acid sequence MTGLLQNKLVFKLFTSIAIFPGQLLYKLSSNPKLKDLKRRSLDKTWQPYTRSNSFFEFGRLLTSKLNFDSLIAHENGIFCIDKVYEKHDKWVSNNLAKAKKRGLSGVYAYEDGALSTFKKAKQLGLCCIYDLPIGYWKSARLLLQKEFDINPDWSSTLTGFNDSADKLHKKDQELALADVLFVASSFTKKTLKEYSGDLPEIKVIPYGFPEVRQKKKYQPLENRKLKILFIGGLSQRKGLSYLFEAVEGMQNEVELTIVGHKSVANCTALNQALEKHAWIPSLPHEEILACMEEHDVFVFPSLFEGFGLVITEAMSQGVPVITTDRTAGPDLIRDGEDGWIVPAGSSSALKEVLIKILEKPQILEQFGLAAQNKAKARPWSVYGQEMADALSSLKI; translated from the coding sequence ATGACTGGATTATTACAAAATAAACTAGTTTTTAAATTATTTACATCAATAGCAATATTTCCGGGTCAATTATTATACAAATTAAGCAGTAACCCAAAATTAAAAGATTTAAAAAGGAGAAGTTTAGATAAAACATGGCAGCCTTACACAAGATCAAACTCTTTTTTTGAGTTTGGACGTTTATTAACTTCAAAATTAAATTTCGATAGTTTAATAGCACATGAAAATGGTATTTTTTGCATTGACAAAGTATATGAAAAGCATGACAAATGGGTTTCTAATAATTTAGCTAAAGCAAAAAAGAGAGGACTATCAGGAGTCTATGCCTATGAAGATGGAGCATTATCTACCTTTAAAAAAGCAAAACAATTAGGACTGTGCTGCATTTACGACTTACCTATTGGTTATTGGAAAAGCGCTCGTTTATTACTGCAGAAAGAATTTGATATCAATCCCGATTGGTCAAGTACACTTACAGGATTTAATGACTCAGCAGATAAACTCCATAAAAAAGATCAGGAATTAGCATTGGCAGATGTTCTCTTTGTAGCAAGTAGTTTTACCAAAAAAACATTAAAAGAGTATTCTGGAGACTTACCGGAGATCAAAGTAATTCCGTATGGTTTTCCGGAAGTTAGACAAAAAAAAAAATATCAGCCGCTTGAAAATCGAAAGCTTAAAATTTTATTTATAGGCGGTCTGTCACAACGAAAAGGACTCTCTTATTTATTTGAAGCAGTTGAAGGAATGCAAAATGAAGTAGAGTTGACTATTGTAGGTCATAAATCAGTAGCTAATTGCACTGCATTGAATCAAGCTTTAGAAAAACACGCATGGATTCCATCTTTACCTCATGAAGAAATATTAGCTTGTATGGAGGAACATGATGTATTTGTTTTTCCTTCTCTTTTTGAAGGTTTTGGTTTGGTAATTACAGAAGCAATGTCGCAAGGCGTACCAGTCATTACAACAGATCGTACAGCAGGACCGGATTTGATTCGGGATGGCGAAGATGGATGGATTGTTCCAGCCGGTTCTTCATCGGCATTGAAAGAAGTACTTATTAAAATACTTGAAAAACCGCAAATATTGGAACAATTCGGACTTGCAGCTCAAAATAAAGCTAAAGCTAGGCCATGGTCTGTTTATGGACAAGAAATGGCTGATGCACTTTCTTCGTTAAAGATTTAA
- a CDS encoding glycosyltransferase family 1 protein codes for MIRKIVLIGNYSPDKQFSMQIFEVLMAEGYTKSKLQVKVIRPREIFRKLSLNKQGLMKWLGYIDKFFLFPIQLLGTRSINFILFRSVSYHICDHSNAFYLYFLPKKKTIITCHDVLAIRAGLGFGDTYCHATKSGKVLQKIILNALSGAKKLAAVSEFTLNQLIEIDTKSNSNKNWIIIHNALSEKFAPLPEDQIQEVLNKFQQLKDKAIILHVGSDLERKNRKLLIYMIYELQKKWDGLLVLAGERLNAELLELIQKLNVSDRILQIQNPGDKEIIALYSRCQAMIFPSYSEGFGWPIIEAQACGTPVITSNKAPMMDEVGGNAALYADPNDASSFANQFLKFKDTKFRNETIKLGYENAKRFDFSNTIRQYVELIEN; via the coding sequence ATGATTAGAAAAATAGTTTTAATTGGTAATTATTCGCCTGACAAGCAATTTAGTATGCAAATTTTTGAAGTTTTAATGGCAGAGGGATACACAAAATCTAAGCTTCAGGTTAAAGTGATTCGTCCACGCGAAATATTCAGAAAATTAAGTTTAAATAAGCAAGGCTTAATGAAATGGTTAGGATATATCGACAAGTTCTTTTTATTCCCTATTCAGCTTTTAGGTACGAGAAGTATAAATTTTATCTTGTTTAGATCGGTTAGCTATCATATTTGCGATCATTCAAATGCTTTTTATCTTTATTTTTTACCTAAAAAGAAAACAATTATTACATGCCATGATGTTTTAGCAATAAGAGCGGGCCTTGGATTTGGTGATACTTATTGTCATGCTACAAAATCAGGTAAAGTATTGCAAAAGATAATTTTAAATGCCTTATCCGGAGCTAAAAAACTGGCAGCAGTATCTGAATTTACACTAAATCAATTAATAGAGATTGATACAAAGAGCAATAGCAACAAAAATTGGATAATTATTCATAATGCTTTATCCGAAAAATTTGCGCCTTTGCCAGAAGATCAGATCCAGGAAGTATTGAACAAGTTTCAGCAATTAAAAGATAAGGCCATTATTTTGCATGTAGGTTCTGATTTAGAGCGCAAAAACAGAAAATTATTAATCTATATGATTTATGAACTGCAAAAAAAATGGGATGGGTTATTGGTTTTGGCAGGAGAAAGACTAAATGCGGAACTGCTTGAGTTAATTCAAAAATTAAATGTTTCGGATAGAATTTTGCAAATACAGAATCCTGGTGATAAAGAAATTATAGCACTTTATTCCAGGTGTCAGGCCATGATTTTTCCATCTTATTCTGAAGGTTTTGGATGGCCAATAATTGAAGCTCAGGCTTGTGGAACGCCTGTTATTACGAGTAATAAAGCCCCTATGATGGATGAAGTAGGCGGAAATGCCGCATTATATGCTGATCCGAACGATGCAAGTTCTTTTGCAAATCAGTTTTTAAAATTTAAGGATACAAAATTTAGAAATGAGACTATAAAACTTGGATATGAAAATGCAAAACGATTTGATTTCAGCAATACAATTCGTCAATATGTTGAATTAATAGAAAACTAA